The following is a genomic window from Streptomyces sp. BHT-5-2.
GAGGCGGTGCCTGCTCTGGCCCGGGGCATACCGGCCACCGCGAGGGCCGTCGCCGGGACATCCACCAGTCCGATTCCGGCCCCGAACAGCGCGTAGGCCAGGCACAGGGACAGGGCCCCGTCCTGCGCTCGGCAGACGGCCATCAGCAAGCCGCTGGCCGACATCGCCGCACCGGCGAGCAGCAGCGGCCGGCGTGAGCCGTGATCGCCGGACAGGCGACCGGCCACCGGTGCGCAGGCCACGGTCATCACAGGCATCGGGAGCATCCACAGTCCTGCCGCGAAGGCACTCACGCCGCGCACGTCCTGGAGGTACAGGGTGCTGACGAAGAGGTAGCCGCCGAGCGCGGCGAACGCCGCCAGCGAGATGACCACTGAACCGCTGAACGGCACACTGCGGAAGAAACGCAGGTCGACGAGGGGTTGGGGGCAACGGCGCTCCCACGTCAGGAAGAGTGCGAGGGCGGCCGCTGCGATGGCCAGGCAGGCCAGGATCGACGTCGAGCCCCAGCCTTCGTGCGGGGCCTCGATGATCGCGTACGTCAGTGAGCCGAGCAGCGCCACCACCCATAGCTGACCCAGCACATCGGCAGGCCGGGCCTCGGTGGAATGGGACTCCGGGACGAACAGTCGGGTCAGCAGCAGGGCGCACAGCGCGATCGGCACGTTGATCCAGAAGATCGAGCGCCAGCCATCGGCGCTGACCAGCGCACCACCGACGACGGGTCCGATCGCAAGTCCCGTGCCGAAGGCCGCGCTCCACATGCCGATCGCGCGATGCCGCTGCTCGGGTTCGGTGAAGGAGTGGGTGATCACCGAGAGGGACACGGGGGCGATCATGACTCCCCCGAGGGCCTGGACGACCCGGCATCCTATGAGGACTTCCAAAGTGGGGGCGAGGCCGCACAGCGCCGAGCCGAGGCCGAACAGCAGGAGCCCGAAGGAGAAGACGCGGCGTCGCCCGACCCGGTCAGCGGTCGAACCGGCCAGGACGATCAGGGCCGCGACGATCAGGTTGTACACGTCGATCACCCACTGCATGCCTGAGACCGAGGTGTGCAGGGGGTGCTGCATTGCGGGCAGGGCGACGTTCAGGGCCGTGCTGTCGAGGCCGACCATGAACACCGCCAGACTGCACACCAACGCCAGCAGACGCCCGCGCGGCGAACGCAGGTCTGTGGTGCCGGTCCCTCCGCGGGACCGCGTGGCCCGGCGGCGGGCAGCCGCGCGGGCGCTGATCCGACCGGGCAGCATCATCGTTCTCCCTCACTCTCGGAGTGACGCGCAGAAGACGCACGGTGCGCAGTAGCCGGCGGGCCGCGTGCCCGGGACCGGACTGTTCCGACCGTAGGAGAACGGGACCGGCGAACCGATCAGGCGCCCGGTGGAGCGCGCGGAGGACACGTGGACGACGATCGGCTGACGGGCGCAGCCCGGCTGCGCGCCGCCAGTGTGCGCTATCCGGCGGACCGTGCGCTGGGTGAGCTGCAACGAATTCGCCGCGCACAGCCCGGACTTCACCGCCGGCTGGCGCGACCACAACGTGCGTCCCATCGCGACGCTGCGCAAGTACCTGCGCCAC
Proteins encoded in this region:
- a CDS encoding MFS transporter — encoded protein: MMLPGRISARAAARRRATRSRGGTGTTDLRSPRGRLLALVCSLAVFMVGLDSTALNVALPAMQHPLHTSVSGMQWVIDVYNLIVAALIVLAGSTADRVGRRRVFSFGLLLFGLGSALCGLAPTLEVLIGCRVVQALGGVMIAPVSLSVITHSFTEPEQRHRAIGMWSAAFGTGLAIGPVVGGALVSADGWRSIFWINVPIALCALLLTRLFVPESHSTEARPADVLGQLWVVALLGSLTYAIIEAPHEGWGSTSILACLAIAAAALALFLTWERRCPQPLVDLRFFRSVPFSGSVVISLAAFAALGGYLFVSTLYLQDVRGVSAFAAGLWMLPMPVMTVACAPVAGRLSGDHGSRRPLLLAGAAMSASGLLMAVCRAQDGALSLCLAYALFGAGIGLVDVPATALAVAGMPRARAGTASAITMAACRLGVVLGVAGFGAVLALGLPHGVLPGPDGASPVASAFGSAEQPVWWLVTSCGALVALLGLCVTGRRARATAGRAVVGPDATLVKARSGS